In Triticum aestivum cultivar Chinese Spring chromosome 5B, IWGSC CS RefSeq v2.1, whole genome shotgun sequence, the following proteins share a genomic window:
- the LOC123110766 gene encoding putative pentatricopeptide repeat-containing protein At3g16890, mitochondrial encodes MAMAGRRRPDLLLRRRSNLSARNPPISNFSTVSGRSPPEPADPARAASILAEKDWFARLNSELAAALPRLGPRFVVRVLHAAVPLEPRLCVRLYVWASRFGTHFARDASVRRALEDALWRRGPLVLSAALVAEVRGCGCEVSEELLCSMIASWGRLGLAQYAHEVFVQMPRLGLRPSTAVYNALIAASVRAGTIDTAYLRFQQMPADGCQPDCFTYNTLVHGVCRSGIVDEALRLVRQMEGVGIKPNVFTYTMLVDGFCNAGRPDDALHVFNTMKDKGVSPNEASYRTLVHGAFRCLGSHKAYEMLSEWIGRQPPLHPSAWHTMLYCLSKNGMAKELVEVVKKMKTRGLLLDNAMFGIVVSCAVKCLELSDLCELVDDFVKKGGNPGFHVYIMIIKSLLDCKSSSKANHYLERMVLDGLLSSVASYNMVIDCFVKEGAVDRAVEIIKQMREKGFLPNLVTFNILISGYSKLGDVHNAKAVLKMLMEHGFMPDIITFTSLIDGLCHAHQMDDAFDCFSEMAEWGVRPNAHTYNVLMRALCSVGHVNKAIDLLNKMKIDGITPDAYSFNAPILSFCRMKKVDKARSIFNAMLRLGVVPDGYTCNILIKALCYERRVDDAKEILAATESSGCTVTDHHHSYWPIVSALTKMGRFSEAGQLMNKCHIRNVQLDCGSNRTREPAMHA; translated from the coding sequence ATGGCGATGGCAGGCAGGAGGCGCCCcgatctcctcctgcgccgccgCAGCAATCTCTCAGCCCGTAACCCGCCGATATCCAACTTTTCCACCGTCTCCGGCCGGAGTCCGCCCGAACCCGCCGACCCGGCCCGCGCGGCGTCGATCCTGGCCGAGAAGGACTGGTTCGCGCGGCTCAACTCGGAGCTCGCCGCCGCGCTGCCGCGCCTGGGCCCGCGCTTCGTGGTCCGCGTGCTGCACGCCGCCGTGCCCCTCGAGCCCCGCCTCTGCGTCCGCCTCTACGTCTGGGCGTCGCGGTTCGGGACCCACTTCGCGCGCGACGCCTCGGTGCGGCGGGCCCTGGAGGACGCGCTGTGGCGGCGCGGGCCGCTGGTGCTGTCcgcggcgctggtggcggaggTCAGGGGCTGCGGGTGCGAGGTCTCCGAGGAGCTGCTCTGCTCCATGATCGCCAGCTGGGGCAGGCTGGGCCTCGCGCAGTACGCGCACGAGGTGTTCGTGCAAATGCCGCGCCTCGGGCTGAGGCCCAGCACAGCGGTGTACAACGCCCTGATCGCCGCGTCTGTGAGGGCCGGCACCATCGACACGGCGTACCTCAGGTTCCAGCAGATGCCTGCGGATGGGTGCCAGCCGGACTGCTTCACCTACAACACACTCGTTCACGGGGTCTGTCGTAGTGGGATCGTCGATGAGGCTCTCCGGCTGGTGAGGCAGATGGAGGGCGTCGGGATCAAGCCGAATGTGTTCACTTACACGATGCTGGTTGATGGGTTCTGCAATGCTGGCAGGCCAGATGACGCACTTCATGTGTTCAATACGATGAAGGATAAGGGTGTATCGCCGAATGAGGCCTCGTACAGGACTTTGGTTCATGGTGCATTCCGGTGCTTGGGGAGCCACAAGGCGTATGAGATGCTTAGTGAGTGGATAGGACGTCAGCCTCCACTGCACCCAAGTGCGTGGCATACTATGCTGTATTGCTTATCAAAGAACGGGATGGCCAAAGAGTTAGTTGAGGTCGTGAAGAAGATGAAAACTAGGGGTCTTCTCCTTGACAATGCAATGTTTGGCATTGTGGTCTCTTGTGCTGTGAAGTGCCTGGAGTTGAGTGATTTGTGTGAGTTGGTTGATGATTTCGTAAAGAAAGGCGGGAATCCTGGATTTCATGTCTATATTATGATCATCAAATCCTTACTGGACTGCAAAAGTTCTTCAAAGGCAAACCACTATTTAGAGCGCATGGTTTTGGATGGGCTCTTGTCTAGTGTGGCATCTTATAACATGGTGATAGATTGCTTTGTCAAGGAAGGTGCAGTGGATAGGGCAGTGGAGATTATAAAACAGATGCGAGAGAAAGGTTTCCTTCCAAACCTTGTTACCTTTAATATACTGATAAGTGGTTACTCAAAGTTAGGGGATGTACATAATGCAAAGGCCGTTCTTAAGATGCTTATGGAACATGGTTTCATGCCAGATATCATTACTTTTACCTCCCTCATTGACGGGCTATGCCATGCCCATCAAATGGATGATGCGTTTGATTGCTTCAGTGAGATGGCAGAGTGGGGTGTTAGACCAAATGCTCATACTTACAATGTACTAATGCGCGCGCTTTGTTCAGTAGGGCACGTTAACAAGGCCATTGATCTTCTTAATAAAATGAAAATAGATGGCATTACTCCCGATGCATATTCCTTCAATGCTCCCATTTTGAGTTTTTGCAGAATGAAGAAAGTAGATAAAGCTCGTAGTATTTTTAATGCCATGCTGAGATTAGGTGTTGTTCCAGACGGTTACACATGCAACATCCTGATTAAAGCTCTGTGTTATGAAAGAAGAGTTGATGATGCCAAAGAAATTCTAGCTGCAACTGAGTCTAGTGGCTGTACTGTGACCGATCATCATCACTCATACTGGCCAATTGTTTCTGCACTTACTAAAATGGGTCGATTCAGTGAGGCAGGACAGTTGATGAACAAATGTCACATCAGAAATGTTCAGTTGGATTGTGGTTCTAATCGTACCAGAGAGCCTGCAATGCATGCCTGA
- the LOC123110767 gene encoding uncharacterized protein, with product MSGWLLDSDTLYGLARSLPRSSRRYNAENSVEHGAPINTDNPEPGNHWLLKFGSLLKSKLIQGPQPKHHSSFICSTKTRLEIDLKSEGTSLLKEEQGLARGC from the exons ATGAG TGGTTGGCTTCTCGACTCCGACACTCTGTATGGACTAGCCCGGTCTTTGCCCAGAAGTTCTAGAAG GTACAATGCTGAAAATTCAGTAGAACATGGTGCTCCTATAAATACTGATAATCCGGAACCTGGCAACCATTGGCTTTTGAAGTTTGGCAGTTTGTTAAAGAGCAAATTGATCCAA GGTCCACAGCCAAAGCACCACTCGAGTTTCATATGCAGTACAAAGACGAGGCTAGAAATTGATCTTAAGTCTGAAGGAACGTCACTTTT GAAAGAAGAACAAGGATTAGCAAGAGGCTGCTAA
- the LOC123110769 gene encoding lysine histidine transporter-like 8, translated as MAAMAEGAGEPELVSIPVTPRGLSTPEGMSTPPVRRGGAATSGAGTPVRRVVEGLRGYLEEVGHLTRLNPQDAWLPITESRSGNASYAAFHSLNAGLGFQALLLPLAFPALGWSWGIISLTVAYYWQLYTLSILVKLHEAVPGRRYNRYVELAQAAFGEKLGVWLALSPTIYLSAGTATALILVGGETMKLFYQIVCGPLCTPSPISTVEWYLVFTSLAVILSQLPNLNSIAGLSLIGGATAIMYCTMSWVLSVSQQRPAAVSYEQVRSTSFGSSLFSTLNALGIIAFAFRGHNLLLNCHATMPSTFKHPAHVPMWRGAKAAYLLIAMCIFPVAIGGYWAYGNMMPPGGILTALYIFHGHDISRGLLAVTFLLVVFNCLSSFQIYSMPVFDIFEAFYTGRTNRPCSVWVRSGFRIFYGFISLFIGIALPFLSSLAGLLGGLTLPVTFAYPCFMWICIKKPERFSYSWYVNWGLALLSTAFSLASSVGGVWSIINTGMKLKFFKPN; from the exons ATGGCGGCAATGGCGGAGGGGGCGGGGGAGCCGGAGCTGGTGTCGATCCCCGTGACGCCACGGGGGCTGTCCACGCCGGAGGGGATGTCCACGCCGCCGGtcaggaggggaggggcggcgaccAGCGGCGCTGGGACGCCGGTGCGCCGGGTGGTGGAGGGGCTGCGCGGCTACCTGGAGGAGGTGGGCCACCTCACGCGCCTCAACCCGCAGGACGCCTGGCTCCCCATCACCGAGAGCCGCAGCGGCAACGCCAGCTACGCTGCATTCCACTCTCTCAACGCCGGCCTTGGGTTCCAGGCGCTCCTCCTCCCACTCGCCTTCCCCGCCCTCGGATG GAGCTGGGGAATAATATCATTGACTGTTGCTTACTACTGGCAACTATACACACTCTCCATTCTAGTCAAGCTTCATGAAGCAGTCCCAGGCAGGAGGTACAACAGATATGTGGAGCTTGCACAAGCTGCATTTG GAGAAAAACTGGGAGTGTGGCTAGCTCTTTCCCCAACTATTTATCTTTCGGCGGGCACTGCAACTGCATTGATCCTTGTTGGAGGGGAGACTATGAAGCTCTTTTACCAAATAGTGTGCGGCCCCCTTTGTACACCGAGCCCTATTTCGACGGTCGAGTGGTACTTGGTATTCACATCCTTGGCAGTCATTCTTTCCCAGCTCCCGAATCTCAACTCGATTGCTGGGCTTTCGCTTATCGGTGGCGCCACAGCGATAATGTACTGCACCATGTCGTGGGTTCTCTCTGTGAGCCAGCAACGGCCGGCGGCAGTCTCTTATGAACAAGTGAGATCCACTTCTTTTGGCTCATCACTGTTTTCTACCTTGAATGCTCTTGGGATAATAGCCTTCGCATTCAGGGGACACAATCTTTTGTTGAACTGTCAC GCGACGATGCCGTCGACTTTCAAACACCCTGCACATGTGCCTATGTGGCGCGGGGCAAAAGCGGCATATCTTCTGATTGCAATGTGCATCTTCCCTGTTGCCATTGGAGGTTACTGGGCCTACGGAAACATG ATGCCACCTGGAGGGATCCTGACCGCCCTCTACATCTTCCACGGCCACGACATCTCTCGTGGGCTCCTTGCGGTGACGTTCCTCCTCGTCGTGTTCAACTGCCTTAGCAGCTTCCAGATATACTCCATGCCGGTGTTCGACATCTTTGAGGCCTTCTACACAGGTCGCACCAACCGGCCCTGCTCAGTCTGGGTCCGGTCTGGGTTCAGGATCTTCTACGGGTTCATCTCGCTCTTCATCGGCATCGCTCTGCCGTTCCTGTCTAGCCTCGCCGGCCTTCTGGGCGGCCTAACGCTGCCGGTGACGTTTGCCTACCCATGCTTCATGTGGATCTGTATCAAGAAGCCTGAGAGGTTCAGCTACAGCTGGTACGTGAACTGGGGCCTCGCGCTGCTCAGCACCGCCTTCAGCTTGGCCTCCTCTGTGGGTGGTGTCTGGAGCATCATTAACACCGGGATGAAGCTCAAGTTCTTCAAGCCCAACTAG